In Mercurialis annua linkage group LG5, ddMerAnnu1.2, whole genome shotgun sequence, a single genomic region encodes these proteins:
- the LOC126683120 gene encoding protein transport protein SEC13 homolog B-like, whose amino-acid sequence MPPQKIETGHEDTIHDVVMDYFGKRIATASSDHSIRIIGVGNNTSQQLAKLTGHVGPVWQLAWAHPKFGSLLASCSYDGRIIIWKESAQHEWTQAHVFDNHKSSVNSIAWAPHEVGLCLACGSSDGDISVFTAQADGSWDTAKIGQAHPVGVTSVSWAPSTAPGALVGSGLLDPVQKLCSGGCDNTVKVWKLYNGSWKMDCFPALQMHTDWVRDVAWAPNLGLPKSTISSASQDGKVIIWTVVKDGDQWEGKVLHDFKSPVWRVSWSLTGNILAVAEGTNNVTLWKEAVDGEWQQVTTVDP is encoded by the coding sequence ATGCCTCCTCAAAAGATTGAGACTGGTCATGAGGATACAATTCATGATGTGGTGATGGATTATTTCGGTAAGCGGATCGCGACGGCTTCGTCGGACCACTCGATTAGAATTATCGGGGTTGGTAATAATACCTCTCAGCAGCTTGCGAAACTAACTGGTCATGTTGGACCTGTTTGGCAATTAGCTTGGGCGCACCCGAAGTTCGGGTCTTTGCTCGCTTCGTGTTCTTACGATGGTCGTATTATAATTTGGAAGGAGAGTGCTCAGCATGAGTGGACTCAGGCTcatgtttttgataatcatAAATCTTCAGTTAATTCAATTGCTTGGGCGCCTCATGAAGTTGGTCTTTGTTTGGCGTGTGGTTCTTCGGATGGAGATATTTCGGTCTTTACTGCTCAAGCTGATGGGAGCTGGGATACGGCGAAGATTGGTCAAGCTCACCCCGTTGGGGTAACGTCAGTTTCGTGGGCTCCATCAACTGCTCCCGGTGCTCTTGTTGGTTCTGGTTTGCTCGACCCTGTTCAGAAGCTATGCTCAGGTGGTTGTGACAATACTGTGAAAGTGTGGAAGCTTTATAATGGGAGCTGGAAGATGGATTGCTTTCCCGCTCTTCAAATGCATACAGATTGGGTGAGGGATGTTGCGTGGGCACCCAACTTGGGTCTTCCAAAATCGACTATTTCCAGTGCATCTCAGGATGGGAAAGTTATTATATGGACCGTCGTAAAAGACGGGGATCAGTGGGAAGGTAAGGTCTTGCATGATTTCAAGTCCCCTGTTTGGAGAGTCTCGTGGTCTCTCACCGGAAACATCTTGGCTGTTGCTGAGGGGACTAACAATGTGACGTTATGGAAAGAAGCTGTAGATGGGGAATGGCAACAGGTGACAACAGTTGATCCCTAA
- the LOC126682343 gene encoding uncharacterized protein LOC126682343, translating into MAPPHGEAITLSSKPPRLSNDSLHRTKSDMSFELSKEFAMNDVSDFKLPALPAISEVEDAKCECCGMSEECTHEYIDRIRNKFLGKWICGLCSEAVKEEMEKGGKKMEEALNIHMSACARFNKFDRAYPVLFQAEAMREMLKRSTRRTQSFPKGSQKNNSGGIARSSSCIAAITRDMNSLGN; encoded by the coding sequence atggCACCACCACATGGAGAGGCAATCACCTTGTCATCCAAGCCACCAAGACTGTCCAACGACAGTCTTCACCGAACGAAATCCGACATGTCATTCGAATTGAGCAAAGAATTCGCAATGAACGACGTAAGCGACTTCAAACTCCCGGCCCTCCCGGCAATCTCGGAGGTTGAGGATGCGAAATGCGAGTGTTGCGGAATGAGCGAAGAGTGCACGCACGAATACATCGATCGGATTCGAAACAAATTCTTAGGGAAATGGATTTGTGGATTGTGCTCCGAGGCAGTGAAAGAAGAAATGGAAAAAGGTGGGAAAAAAATGGAAGAAGCCCTGAATATACATATGAGTGCTTGTGCTAGGTTTAATAAGTTCGATAGGGCTTATCCAGTTCTGTTCCAAGCTGAAGCCATGAGGGAAATGTTGAAAAGAAGCACAAGAAGGACTCAATCTTTTCCTAAAGGCTCTCAGAAGAATAATAGTGGAGGAATTGCTAGGAGTTCTAGCTGTATTGCAGCTATTACTAGAGATATGAATTCTTTGGGAAATTGA